Within Triticum dicoccoides isolate Atlit2015 ecotype Zavitan chromosome 1B, WEW_v2.0, whole genome shotgun sequence, the genomic segment GTGGTCTCGGGATTTTCCCATGGAGTGGGGGTGGTGGCTTCTCCATGTGGCTATGGTCTTCGAGTTAGCTCTAACTTCCCCTTGGGGAGCGAGCAACCTCTCGTGGTGATGAGACGAGGCATGGCCTCTTTGGGGCATGGCTCCATGTGAGCTCCCTCGGGGTTTGTCCTCTTCCCGCCGAGGCTCATGCGAGGCCTCTCCATAAAGATGGCAAAGAGAGGCCTCCAAACCCAAGAACCTGTTGCTTCTCGGGACCTAGACCAGCTCCCATCAATCCAGGCACTCTTTATCGGAATAAAAAGACATCACACACCACGGCTCGCTTGCAAACAAAAACTAAGTTTACCACAACTTTCCACGTGTATCGACAATTCATCTCGCGCAAGTTCCTTGTGAGTATCTTCGTACTAAATAAGACGAATGATTCATTCCTCAAACAATAAGTATGATGCCAAATAACTAAAAATGATAAATAGAGTGGAGGTCACATCACTCGACCAAAGTTTCCCTGCATCTCGCCTACTATTCCAAACCACGCAATGTTCGAATTTGGTCTCAGGCAACAACCCGAGAGAAACCACGAAGGAGTATATAGCATTTGCGATCTTCCTTGTTGGGCTAGGCCCTCTGTAGTTTAAATGAACTAGTTCAACCTTCAAGTAGAAAAAGCAGTCTAGAGATTTGGTTGTTGTTGTTGGTATTTTTCTCCTTTAGATCTGCGAGCAATGAAAAACAAATCTTTTTTATACAGACAGCCGTGCTAATCAACTTACAATTGAACCCCAGTTAATTAAAAGAAACTGTTCGGACCTCTTGCAGTGAATCTTCTCTGCGTAAAAATGGACACGATGAACAAAGTTCGCACACGCGTGCAGCTAAGGTTGCGTTTAACTGACATTGTGGTGGATTATCATAGTCCCATATGTTTCCTCATATAAGATGATGTGCCGGCTCTATCTCTCGAAAGTACTCATAGgagtagtgtgtgtgtgcatgtgttcaAACGGGTGAGTGTATACTCGTGTATGTGAGCGACTTCGAGTAGACGtgccctagttattgcacatctaagtgagtgaatcaagcacaaagagaaaaggaaaaaaatccaCACGAACCTCGAcgtaaaatcaatgacataggacttagatgtgcaatatttatgacacatctagatgtgctttagcaaaattgAAAAATTAAATAAAAGCATGTTTCCTCATATCTGACCTATAGGTAGAAACCTAAGAAATAGAATTGTGCAAGATGGTATGTGTATGAGATCCCTAATAAAAGCACACGTCCGGGCTGTGTTTGCGACTTTGCGTTGCCTTTCGAATCATACCTTCCACTTAATAACGCTGTGAAAAAAGAGCATACTTTCCATTTATAAGGGTCACACGGTCCATATCAAACTCACCTTATACGTACGCGTAATCGAGCTAGAGCACCGGCCGGAGAGGCTGCGCCGTCGTCGTTACCGGTCCATATATACCGCAAGAAAGAGATCACCGCCGGCAGCTGATATAAAGCCGTGAAAAGCAAGCAATCTCCACGTCCCGATCGACCAGAGCGTGCCAACGACGGCCATGGTTGACCCTTTTCTGGTCTTCGCCCTAATTTGTGTTTTCGGGCCGTTTTTATGTGCCTTGCTCTGCGCCTGCCCCTGCGCGAGTGCACTCacgacggcgccggcgccggccccgGTCGCCGGCGCCAAAGATCCCGGGTCGCAGCACCGTAGCCCGGCGGCTCAAGTGCCAGAGCCGGTTGCCGTGGAGAAGCCGCGGCTGCGGTACTTCCTGTACTCGGCGACCGCCGCCACCACGGAGGGCGATGGCGGAGTGAGGGGGGCGTCGGTGGTGGTGTGCTCCATCTGCCTGGAGGCGCTGGTCGACGGGGCGGAGTGCAGCGAGGTGCCGGCGTGCCGGCACGTGTTCCACTGGGGCTGCCTCGCGCTGTGGATCACGAAAAAGAACACCTGCCCGCTCTGCAGGAGGCCTGTCATGCCGGGGTCAGAGCCACTCTCGGCTGCCGAGGAGATGGTCTAGGAGAAACCATACGGTGAAAGAAAACAAAGATGTCGGTGAAAACCAAATGGAACTATGCTTCGAAGCCTGTGAAACATTTGTAAATAGAAATTAAACTATGTTGTTGAGGCCGTGTTCTGGCTTGATGATTAACCCACGAAGATGTTTGTTGTTTTAACTTCAGAAGAAAGTAAACTCATTGCTTTCTGTGTGCCATTTTTTAACATCCTTATGCATTTAGTTTTACGTGTTTTTTATCGAATGGCACTTTTTTAGAAACAGAGACACGCGCATTCATATACACACATATACACTTTTCCATATGAATGGATACACACAGAGATTGAGTCGGCGGGTCTTGAGACCGAAGAGATCACCACATGCACCTCACTGTCAACGAGGACGCCGCCTCCCACTAAAAGAATATTTCGCCTTTGTGAGACACATAAATGTCAAAACTGGGGTTTGATTCCTAATCGACTTGGATACAATCACCCtcgtaaccatccaaccacatattTATATTTCTTTTATATAGGATTTGATTCCGACGAAGAAGAGGCCATTTGAAGTGACATGTTATCGAATTGATGCTTCCACTCAACATGCTAAGCTGACCTACTCAAAAACTGTAGGTTGGTTCTCACCGACCCAACGTACCATGAGTATGAACCGGACTAATGTAAGCTTGTTAGTCAAGTTAATTAATGTGTAACAGCTGACGTTTTTCCAGTTTGTGGACTAATGTGGGCACCACACGTTCTTGCAATCCGTACATTTAACTCGTTGTACACCTATCGGTACGTGTGaattgccatttttcaaaattttgcttcaagaaaaagaagaaagaacgCACCAAACCGCTAGCTCCACTCTTGACCCCCTTTTCTTCTTATATCTTCTCCTTCTTCTTAGCTTAGTCGGCGCCACTCTCCTCCACTCATTTTCTGGCTGCATTGGTCGCGCCCTGCCTCCCCTCACCTCGCCCCGGGCTCTAGTCCCATGCCTTCTCACCTTATCTCTCCATTGACATTGGTTACACCCTGTCCCCCCTCATCTCCCCCGTACTCTCGTTCTCGTGTCGCCTCCTCTCTTCTCTCCATTGGCACCGAAGTCCCTCCCCTCCCGTCATGTCCCCTTTCACCTACCCGTGTTGCCTCCTCTAATCTCTACACCACCATCGATCCCTTACTTGACAACATCATCATATCAGCGTGAGTGGAAGGATGTGAGACCCTACAATTGGCGTGTTGTTCTCCATGTCGGCCTTGGCGACTGGAGCTCGTGGCGAAGCCACCTCGTCATCAATCATGGCAACTAGGAGCTCAGAGCACCCCTTCTTTCTCGTCGGCCAAGTGACTTCACCCCTGGGTGTGACGTCGTTGCTTTCATCCCCTCAAGATCGGTGTGGAGCTTGATATGTAGCCTCTTCACCAACGCAGTGGCTCATATGCACTGGCTTAGCTTTGCTGGCGTCGTCAGTGAGCGGGGACCCTAGACAACCACATTATCACACTTATTTGGTGGCCGACATCATCACCAGCCGTCAACATTATTTATGTATTTTGCCCTCGAATGCACATCCAAGATGAGCATTTTTACTATCTCAGAAGCATGTCTATCCAAGATGAATTTTTGTCTCGATGTATTTACTAAGCGCATCCCTAAGCGTcatgcattgtacaaggcctaaaggTTACATCTAAATGACATTGTGGTGGATTATCATAGTCCTCGATGTTTCCCCAGGCCTGACCTAGAAACCCAAGAAATAGTATAGCAATTGCACAAGATGGTATGTGCATAAGGTCCCTATAAAGCACACGGCCGGGCTTGTTTGCGTTGCCTTTCTGAACCATACTTTCCGGTTATAAAGTCTTTTTTTACACATTTCGGTTATAAAGTCACACGGTCCATATCTAACTGACCTTACTATGCGTACGCGTAATCAAGCTAGAGCGCCGGCCTTCCGGCCTTACTCCATATATACTGCAAGAAACAGATCACCGGCGGCAGCTAATACAAAGCCGTGAATTAAAAGCAAACAATCTCGGCGTCCCGATCGACCAGAGCGTGCGAACGACGGCCATGGTTAACCCTTTTCTGGTCTTCGCCCTAGCTTGCGTTCTTGCGCTGGTTTTTGTGTTTTTATGTTACGTGCTCTACGCCTGCGCCTGCTCGACAGCAATCACGTCTCTCGAGTGGCACTCATCGCCCGAGGCAGCGCTGGCGCCAGTCGTCACCGCCACAGGTCCAACTCGAAGGAACGCGCAGCCCGGTAGCCCCGCGGCGCAAGCGCCAGAGCCGGTCGTCGTGGAGAAGCCGCAGCTTGGATATTTCCTGTACTCCGCGGCCGCTGCCGCAGAGGGGGGCGGCGGAGTGAGAGGGGCATCGGAGAAGGTGTGCCTGATCTGCCTGAACGCTTTGGAGGACGGGAAGGAGTGCACCGAGGTGCCGGCGTGCGGCCACGTCTACTGCCGGGAATGCATCGCGACGTGGATGAGGAGCCGGAACACATGCCCACTGTGTAGGGTGCTCATCATGCCGGGGTCAGTGCCACTCTTGGCTGCCGACGATATACGGATGTACAGAGACATCTTTTAAAGTTTAGATTTACTTGTTTTGCTTCAtctgtagtccatattggaatctctaaaaaagcttgtatttaggaacggatggagtatatggTTGCGTTGTTAGTGGATTTGAATCTCGTCTGTCGTGTGAGCTAGCTTAGGGTTTTACTTGTAGTTTGGTTGATCTGTTATATGGTTAGTTGTTTGAATTCGGCTGGTTGTCATGCGCTAATGTTCAATTCGAACACACCGGAGCGTATTTAATGACTTCGTTCCCCTGGTCTCCTTAGATCTCTACTGCTTTTGTTCGTGGATGTAGGTTTTATACCCCATGTGCCGTTTGTTGATGTAGGTTTGTATGTATTGTTCTTTGTGTTCTGCAGGAATTACAAGTGAACAAGCTTAGGTTTGCCTCTGTAGTTCCTTTTCAAACCTTAGGTTTAGTGGGAATTTCCTCTGTTCATTCCATGGCGTTTGATGTGGGCTGTTTTTCGAGTGAGATGCGTTGTTTAGTGGTCTAGTGTGACTGTGAATATCCTAGCTCTCCTATTTATCTATTTTTGTAAATTCAGCTATGTTCTTGTGTAACTGTGAGATTGCTATAGATTGTCCATGTCATTCTTGTCTAGTTTTTACTGTGAAAATGTGAGATTACTCTTCTAGACTTCCCTGGTTATTTATTAGCGTAATTCTTAGTGGATTTACATTGATATAGGTTAGTTACTCTTTTTCTCATTTGATGGTGGATCTTTAGTGGATTTACATTGTAATCCTTAGTTGATTTACACTGTAATCCTTAGTGGATTCACATAGGATTTTTCTAGTGGATTTTTCACTGTAATTCTTAGTTGATTTACAATAGTCCGGTGGATCAAGCACCAGAGCCGGTGGTCATGGAGAAACCTCAACTAGGGTCATGTGCTCTGTGGCCGCCGCTGCGGAGAAGGATGGTGGATTGAGGGCATCGAAGAAGGTCTGCGTGATCTGCCTGGATGCGCTGGAGGACAGGAAGGAGTGTAGGAAGGTGCTGGTGTGCAGGCACATGTACTTCCGGGATTGCATCACGCTATGGATGAGGAGCCAGAGCACCTGCCCGCTCTGCAGCCAACTCATCATGGCAGGGCCGGAGCCGCTCTCGGCTGCCGAGGAATGGTCTATGAGAAACCATAAGGTGAAAGAAAACAAAGATGTTGCAGTGAAAATCAAATGAAATTATGCTGCAAAGCTTGTAAAACacttgaaaaaataaaataaactatgttGTTGAGGTCGTGTCCAGCTTGATGATAAACCCATGAAAATGTTTGTTGTTATAATTTGAGAAAGTAAACCCATTGCTATCTCTCATGTATTTTTCTTGTGTTTACCATCCTTAAGGCGGCACTCCCAATGCATTGTATTTTAAGTGCTTAGTTATATCGACTAACATTTTTTTCTTCGAGAAACACAATATAGAGGTAGACGCTCATATACATGCACATACACTCACCTCGATGAATCACACACAAACCTTACCCCTAAGAGGGCTTCTGAGAAACTGAGCCGATGGGTCTTGAGGTTTACTAAATCACCACAAATGCCTCACTATCGGCAGAAATGTCGCCTCCCACTAAAAGAATATTCTGTCTTTATGAGATACACGTATGTCAAACCTGGAGTTTGGTCTCTAGGGGGCTAAGGATACAACAGTCCTCCTAATCGTTGAGCCACATGTTGGTTCGTAAAGACTAGCACTTTGGTCTGACAAAGGAAACCAGCAAAGGCAATAAGGGTTCTTACCAATTTTGCCCCAAATGCAACTCCAGCCTCGATACGCAATAAGGGGTCTGACCCATTTTTGTCCCAGTCGCAAATACATTTAGACACGCAACTGAATGCCCGCAACGAGAGTGCAATTAGGTGTGGGAGGAGAGTTTTCatgatttttgttttaattttttaaattatttatgatattttttttcatttttatataAATTTATGAATTTTTTTAAAACTATGAATTTTTTACAAATCATGTTTTTCAAAATCGTGATCTTTTATAAAATCCATTGACATTTTTtaatttcacaaacattttttgtatTTGCTATTATTTTCGAATTcttgaacatattttgaaaattgTTAATTCCTTTCTAATTCTCAAACTTTTTGAACCAGCAACACATGCAAATGAAGCCAACACACTAAAGCCCAGCCCAAATAACGTCAAAGGGCAACTCAATGCAccaactcaaaaaaaaaaaacagacagacttttttcttcttctttgaacCAGACAAAGCTTGGTAGATCCGTTACATCCGTAGATGAACAAAGACAATTGACTAGTTTAAAAAACACACAAGGAGTATAACTTGTGTGTCAACCCCACACCACCCCACTATACATTCACAAACCATGCATGCATGCCATAGGGATACTCCTCCATGCACATCTATCAATTTTCTCCATAATTTCTTGTGTTAATCGTATGTTCATTTTTTGAGCGTGTTAATAGTACGTGATGAGCAACTGTGCGTGCATGTGACAAAAGCTACACGAGTCCACACACATATgcttttttgcgagaaaactttcaatctattgatCAAACTGTCAAGATAGTATGAATAAACATCAGAAGTACTatctgtagaccacctagcgactacTACAagcactagtactccctccgttcctaaatatttgtctttctagagatttcaaatggtcatcacatacggatgtatatagacatattttagagtgtagattcactcattttgtttcgtatgtagtcaccatttgaaacctctagaaagacaaatatttaggaacggagggagtacgagacAAAGGCGCGAGGCCGTCTTTGCCACTTCCTCATCAGAGCCgggcaaaccttattgtagtaCATAGTCGGGAAGTCATCGTGTTAAGGCCCCATTGGACCAGCGCATCAGAACAACACACCGCCGATGAAGAGAAATATAGATCGGAAGGATCGAACATGTAGACACACGAACACAGTCGTACGAAGATAGGATCCACGTGGATCCACTGAAGACAAATATcgaccgaatcccgcgagatccgccgAAGACAAACCTTCACATGCCCTCCGACAATACTAGAAACACCACCTGAACAGGAACTAGACAGGGAGACACATGCATATCCGCTGGCTAATTTTTTCACTTATGGCAAATTAATGCAGAGTGAAAGGATACTTGTTGTGTTGTTGTGGGTTGGGCGCTTGTCTCACTACAAACACACAAATAGCACGAAATCGAGAAAAAACAAACAAATAACGGACAATGGGTGAGCTTATTTCTTTGCTGACGTGGGATAATgtctccaaaataaaataaaattggtgcGTACGTCACAACTAAATGAGCCCCAGATCTCAAAATAAAATATGTGTTTGTCCCAATAGTTCGGCTGGTCAAGCGGGAGCCGTCGAATTAATCTTCCCTCAACGGCAGATCTGGTCAACGCTCGTTCTATCCCCGGCACAGGTCGCGTCCCCGCTGGTGTCGCGTCCTCCCGCTAAAAAACGATGGCCATCGTTGTTGGGCCTGTGGCAActggggctatagccccaggcgTGGCCCAGCTCGCAACCATAGATCCAGCAGGAATTTTTCATGTCTGTATATACTTATAAAGGCCTAGCCCAAGACATGCACATCCCAGTCCCAAGCCTCAGCCCATATACGACCAACAGAGCTCTCGATCGCCACCAGCCCACGATGCACGATCGCTCCACATAAAAAGGAATCCCCATCATCTCGTTTGATCGGTATCTCCAGGATACATGTCGCAGGCTCGTTCTCTGGCTTCCCATCGTCTGGCAAGATCGATAAAAAAAAAAAAGACCTCGTTCATGTTGCGCCGCCAATTCCCCTCGACTGCTCCAGTCGACAGACCAGACGTCCGAACCTGCGGCTGGCGGCCGGCGTTCCGAACCTTGGATCATCTCGCGTCATTGGAGGAGCCCATCGAGCCGATCTGCTCTGCTCCATCTCCTCAACCGGCTGGACAATGTATCATCTCTTTTTTTTTTCCTAGTTCCTTTGTATCAGCCTAAATTAATGACTTCGTGATGTTAAAAATCGTATTACTTAAGTTTAAAAAATCGCAAGTTCTTGTTTTGCAAAAAATCACATGAAAATTGATTTAGTCCATGTCCAATATCTTGATTTCAAATACTTCATTTATGTTTGCAGCTCCAGGTCCTTATACTATTGCTGGTGAAGAAACAATGACCTCAGAGGAACCAAGTATTCATTAATTTGGTACCGACATTTCCAATGATGCACTTTGTTAAATTGTTTACATTTTTATTAAATttgttctcatggtaataatgaatTCATCTTTCATTGTTAATGCGAATTTATGGTGTACTTCAAACATGCATTGGTATGCGTGGTATTTGTCATTTTTTATAGCCACTTAATTTTAGCCCTAGGCTTTGAAAAATCCTGGCTCCGCCTCTGCGCCAAGCCGTGCGAGATC encodes:
- the LOC119350956 gene encoding E3 ubiquitin-protein ligase EL5-like, coding for MVNPFLVFALACVLALVFVFLCYVLYACACSTAITSLEWHSSPEAALAPVVTATGPTRRNAQPGSPAAQAPEPVVVEKPQLGYFLYSAAAAAEGGGGVRGASEKVCLICLNALEDGKECTEVPACGHVYCRECIATWMRSRNTCPLCRVLIMPGSVPLLAADDIRMYRDIF
- the LOC119312898 gene encoding probable E3 ubiquitin-protein ligase ATL45 codes for the protein MVDPFLVFALICVFGPFLCALLCACPCASALTTAPAPAPVAGAKDPGSQHRSPAAQVPEPVAVEKPRLRYFLYSATAATTEGDGGVRGASVVVCSICLEALVDGAECSEVPACRHVFHWGCLALWITKKNTCPLCRRPVMPGSEPLSAAEEMV